A DNA window from Hemibagrus wyckioides isolate EC202008001 linkage group LG11, SWU_Hwy_1.0, whole genome shotgun sequence contains the following coding sequences:
- the LOC131361764 gene encoding membrane-spanning 4-domains subfamily A member 15-like, whose product MTPVTAPADTQRTAYLKGEPKALGTVQIMIAIITLLFSICLDFFNSWFYCSALYRSFIISGALSVASVNQQNPCVIKATLGMNVFSTVVAGLDIILYSFHGFSVVLLFFALLKFIISICTSVFACKATSCSATKDFPASALGARFAISPEPNKELLSSSDSEELNVGNDERYSMFTCLYIQPSACAA is encoded by the exons ATGACCCCTGTAACGGCTCCAGCTGATACCCAACGCACAGCTTATCTGAAAGGCGAGCCCAAAGCACTGGGC actGTGCAGATAATGATCGCAATCATAACTTTGCTGTTCAGTATTTGTTTAGACTTCTTCAATAGCTGGTTTTATTGCTCTGCGTTGTATCGCTCT TTCATAATATCTGGTGCTCTGTCAGTCGCTTCAGTGAACCAACAAAATCCCTGCGTG ATAAAAGCCACGCTGGGAATGAATGTGTTTAGCACTGTGGTTGCAGGCTTAGATATTATTCtgtattca TTTCATGGATTCTCTGTAGTGTTGCTGTTTTTCGCTCTGCTCAAGTTCATCATTTCTATCTGCACTTCTGTCTTCGCCTGTAAAGCCACCAGCTGCTCTGCAACTAAA GATTTCCCCGCATCGGCTCTGGGAGCTCGTTTTGCAATTTCTCCCGAACCAAACAAGGAATTATTGTCTTCATCTGATTCTGAGGAGCTCAATGTGGGCAATGATGAGCGGTATTCCATGTTCACTTGCTTGTATATCCAGCCAAGCGCTTGTGCCGCATAG